GAGTCGCCTTGATAAAACAGATTGAGTCTGTTGGTAAAATGAAAGTCATTAGTCCTCCGATAGGATGAATTTGGAAATGATGTATTGGGTATATAATAGCTATGTGTAAGCAATAACAAATTTATAGTAGTGAATACAAAAATAAGGATAAATATACTGACGGTCTTCTTCTTCGTTCTCTCAGTTATTTTAGCGATCCTGCTGCTGGCAGGGAATAAAAGGGCTGAGAAAGAGAGAGGATACGACAGTTCATCGGTGATGAATCGTATTTCCTATATACAGGAGCTGGCATTGGTCAGGTATAACTATACGGGAGTGATCAGTTATAAAGACTACCGTAAGTTTTTAAATATCAATGTGCCGCTGACCGACAAATATTTTTTACTGAAATATAACGGATATATTAAGGCCGGAGTGGATTTTAACCGGATAAATGTGACTGTAGATAACGACACTACTATTCATATCTCGATTCCTAAACCTAAAATACTGGATACAGTGATTGATGAAAAATCAATACAGGTGTACAATGAAAGCGAGAATGCGTTTAATCCCATTAAAATATCGGATTACAACGAGGCGATTTCACGGGAGAAAAATGTGATGATCCGTGATGCAGTTGAACAGGGTATCTACAGGCAAGCGACCGATGAAGCGAAGATTGCTATCACTTCGCTTTTGAGAGAGATGGGTTTTAAAGATATCCATATTACAGAAGAACTGGTCATGCCACAACTGAACTAATGTGCCAACCCCGACAAGTCGGGACAAACAACTTTCAACGGAGTGAAGCATAGTTAAATGTGCCAAGAAACTAATATGTAAATTTACAAATGGGTCTTGAATCTTGGTTCTTGGCTCGTGGTTCTAATTTTAATCGTATGAGATTCACATTCAGGTTATACTTATACTGGGTATCCATTTTCCTGGCTTTTTACGTTGGGATTATCGTAGTAGTCTGTTTTTTGTGGAGGGTGCAAGTCAATCTCTGGCAGGCGGCGTTAGTGTTTTTTATTGTCGGTATGATCCCTCCCGCGATCATTACATATTATTTCTCAAAACGGCTCGATTATATGGAATCGGATGATCCTGATCCTCCCTCTTTTTCCGGTCAGAAGACAGAGCTGTTTCACTTTAACGGACGGACAGAATACCCTTTCGATGAGGTGATGCAGCGGATCGACCGCCAATGGATCATCTCTTATTCTGATAGGAAAAAGAACATCCTGAAGTTCAGAACAGATGCGCGAATGACCTCATGGGGATTAGGGGGATACCTGAAGATGGAGGATAAAGAAAAAATCCTGGTCATCATTTATCCTATCAATCCACGATCAAAAAGAGAAAAACTGATGGTAGAGCAATTACTGCAACTTATGAAATCGGTGCTTGGTTGAAAGGATAACCTTCACAGTAACGGATCACCTCCTCATTCACAAACCGGACAAAATCATTGTGCTGTTCTTTGGTGATCATGTTCGGATAACTTAGTATAAGTAGCTCCTGTGGTTCTGCCTCGAGGCGATAGGGTAGGTGCATAAAGCGATAGGGAGTGAGCGTGTAACCAGCCCGTTCATAGAACTGTAAGCGACGTACCGATAATTCATTGCTGAGGGGATCGATTTCGAGAATGATGGTATGCTCCGAATCACGCAAATATTTCAACATCTGAGATCCGAAACTTTGTCCTCTAAGCTCAGGGTTAACTGCAAGGTACTCCAGATAGCGATAGGAATCCCATTCCCAGAAGAATATCAACCCTATCAATTCCTCTCCTTCCCATGCCGATAAGGGAAAGAATCGCTCATCTGCATGAGCACGCAAATGATCGTCCTTTTTTCGTCTTTCCGCCAATGGAAAACTCTCTTCATACAATTTCCAAACTCTGTCCCAGCGCGCTGTATCGGTGGGATCAATCCGCAAATATTCCATTTATATGCTTCATTGAAAAGTTAGTAAAGACCTGTAGGTCTTATTCCATTGTGTGCAAAGATACCATAATCCTTTCAAACATGAAAAAATTAAATCTCGCACATCCCGTCTGCGTCACATGACTTACCTCTGGTCACTTCCGGTCCCGGCGAAGTATCCTTTTCTGTCCGGTTTTTCCAGTCACTATATGCTTTGTTCAGCACTTTTACAAACAGATCTACCGGTTCCGAGCCTATAACAGCCTGCCGCCTGTCCATCAGAAAAGTGGGTACGGTATCAAACCCAAGATTGGCCGCTTCCTGCATATCTTGCTTTATATCATAGAGATAGTCGTTACTGTCCAACATGCGGCGTATCTCTTCTTCCTCTAAACCCGCCTCTTTCCCGATAGAGACAAGCAACTCCCAATCGCTGTAATCCTTAGCTTCTTCGAAATAAGCTTTCGACAGTTTTCCCAGGACAACGGAATCCAGTTTCTTTTCTGCTGCCAGTTTGATTAATCTGTGTGCGTCACGTGTATTGGCAGCAATTGCGTTGGGGAGAGCAAATGGAATACCTGCCTCGTCAGCCAGCCGCTTGATTCCGGCAAACATATTATCTACATTTTCTTCAGAATATCCTGCCATTTCCGTTAAGTATTGCTTGACAGGGATACCCTTCCCTTTGTCCGGAAGGTTGGGGTTGAGCTGATATGCTTTCCATTCGAGAGTCACTTCATTGGCATGATCAAACTGCCGGAGTGCCTTCTCATAATGTATTTTGCCGATATGGCAATAGGGACACATGATATCTGTCCATACTTCTATCTTCATTTTGATCTTATGTTATCGTTTCTGTGATTAAAGTAAACAAGTTTTCCGCTGTTTTGTTTAACAGGTTGTATGTGTTTATCCATATCAGGTTTTTCGTTAAGCGACATACAGAAGATGAATTTTCTTGTTTAAAGTAAACTTGCCGAAGATGACTTTTATTTATTTTTTATACTTTTGAGGGTTGTTTTAAATCGATGTTAATGTTTACGGCAGACTATTCAACCCGCTTTGACAGGAAATACCCACAGGACAGTCCTGTGCCTGATGTCTTTAACAGCAATGAAAGTTTCACTTTGGTGGATATCTTTAGAATTCCGAAATGAAAAAGCAAAAAGAAGATCAAGGTATTTTTACAGAATATTTTAAAGCTTTTTACCTGCAATATGCCGGAGATCTGGTCTTTTTTGCCCGGCAGTTTGTAGATGCCCATGCAGCGGAGGATATTGTCCACGATATTTTCCTTAAGATATGGGATAAAAGGTCGACGATCATTGTGGAAGAAAATATCAGAAATTACCTTTTGTCTATGGTTCAACATGCCTGTTACGATTATTTGAAACATCAACAGGTGGAGGACACTTTTATGAATAAAGCTGTTCAACAGATTAAGCTGGACGAACTAAAATATTACGAATCGCCGAAAGACTATTTATGGGATAAAGACAAAATAGAAGCTGTTTATGCTTCTATTG
This window of the Proteiniphilum saccharofermentans genome carries:
- a CDS encoding DUF4230 domain-containing protein; translated protein: MNTKIRINILTVFFFVLSVILAILLLAGNKRAEKERGYDSSSVMNRISYIQELALVRYNYTGVISYKDYRKFLNINVPLTDKYFLLKYNGYIKAGVDFNRINVTVDNDTTIHISIPKPKILDTVIDEKSIQVYNESENAFNPIKISDYNEAISREKNVMIRDAVEQGIYRQATDEAKIAITSLLREMGFKDIHITEELVMPQLN
- a CDS encoding GNAT family N-acetyltransferase, whose protein sequence is MEYLRIDPTDTARWDRVWKLYEESFPLAERRKKDDHLRAHADERFFPLSAWEGEELIGLIFFWEWDSYRYLEYLAVNPELRGQSFGSQMLKYLRDSEHTIILEIDPLSNELSVRRLQFYERAGYTLTPYRFMHLPYRLEAEPQELLILSYPNMITKEQHNDFVRFVNEEVIRYCEGYPFNQAPIS
- a CDS encoding DsbA family oxidoreductase, giving the protein MKIEVWTDIMCPYCHIGKIHYEKALRQFDHANEVTLEWKAYQLNPNLPDKGKGIPVKQYLTEMAGYSEENVDNMFAGIKRLADEAGIPFALPNAIAANTRDAHRLIKLAAEKKLDSVVLGKLSKAYFEEAKDYSDWELLVSIGKEAGLEEEEIRRMLDSNDYLYDIKQDMQEAANLGFDTVPTFLMDRRQAVIGSEPVDLFVKVLNKAYSDWKNRTEKDTSPGPEVTRGKSCDADGMCEI
- a CDS encoding RNA polymerase sigma-70 factor; this encodes MKKQKEDQGIFTEYFKAFYLQYAGDLVFFARQFVDAHAAEDIVHDIFLKIWDKRSTIIVEENIRNYLLSMVQHACYDYLKHQQVEDTFMNKAVQQIKLDELKYYESPKDYLWDKDKIEAVYASIEKLPSKRREIFKKAYLEEKKHTDIAEELDISVRTVETHVYKALKFLRDSLITFLFLSFF